The genomic region GGCAAAGCCGGTGGCTGTGCCTCCTGCCAGATAGAGGCTGTAAGCCGTCTTATTTCCCTTGCCCTGCGCTCTGGCGTAGCTCCAGAGTCCATTATCAAACAGCTGGCTGGTATCCGTTGCCCTTCACCTACCTGGGAAGAAGGACGTCCTATTCTTTCCTGCCCGGACGCCATTGCTAAAGTGCTGGCGGAGGCTATAAACTTTGAGATTAAACCCGAAGAAGGAAAAAGTTTTGGCCCCTGCCCTGATTGCGGCAGCCCACTTGAGACAGAATCAGGCTGTCTCTTATGCCGTAGTTGCGGTTATTCCAAATGCGATTAAGTAGTTTTTAGCTTCTCAAAAATAGAGCGTAAGGTATCAGCGCGAAGCTGGCCAGGAGCTGCTTTTTCCCCTAAAGGAAGAGCCGCATAAGTCCACGGAGAACCGAGAAGAAGGCACACGACCCTTGAGAAACAGCCGGCCTCTCCCATGGCAAAAGCAATCAGGGGAAAAGATAGTTCCTTTCTAGCCCAGGAAATTAAAGATAAAGGAATTAAGGCTTCTTCAGGCTCGCGGGCATAAGTAACTATTTTACCTAGGTCAGCACCGGCTTCCTTCATTTGCCTGGCAATTTCTTTTAATTCTTCCTGCGCAGGAGTGCCCTGAAAATTATGAAACGAAAGTAAAAGCTTGGTCTTCTGGCAGGCCCTTTTTAATTCACTGATGGCTTGCTCACCAGAAGCTAATTCCAAATCTACGGCGAAGGCCTTTTTTTGAGCCGCCTGGTTAAGATAGTTTAGGCGCTCTTCTAAAGAGCTTTCTTTAAGACCGCCTTCTTCTCTGGCGCGATAGGTGAAAAGAAGAGATTTATTTGCCCTCTCCAAAAAAAGATCTATTTCAGGAGACTCAAGGGCATCTAAACGAATTTCTATTAAATCCGCCAAACTTTCCGCCCGGGCCAAAGCCTGTAAGGCTTCGCCCCGGGTCTTTTCTACCAGAGAAACACAAATCATCAGGCTAAAGATGACGGATCTATAGTCTTTAAATAATTGGCTATGGCCGTGTCGTACTTGCTTGTGGTTTCAAAGACTTTGCGGGCCAGTTCAAACCTGGTTTTTAAGGTGGTTTCACCGTTGTTTTCGCGCATTTCTTTAAGAACCAGCTCGTAATCAGCTGGATCAACCACCACGGTAACATCGCGGAAGTTTTTGGCCGATGCCCTTAAAAGGGTGGGGCCGCCAATGTCTATGTTTTCAATGGCGTCTTCAAGGCTTGCCCCAGAGGCCACAGTCTTTTCAAAGGCGTAAAGATTTACCACTACTAGATCAATAGGCTTTATGCCCTGCTCTTCTAACTGGCGCATGTGTTCCGGGTTAGAACGTATGGCCAGGATACCGCCGTGGATCTTGGGATGAAGGGTCTTTACCCGGCCGTCAAGCATTTCTGGAAAGCCGGTAACCTCAGAAACATCAACTACAGGAACGCCAGCCTCTCGTATGACCCTTGCCGTGCCTCCGGTGGAAATAATTTCTACGCCTAACTCATGTAAGGCCTTAGCAAATTCCGCTACTCCTGTTTTATCCGTAACACTAATAAGCGCTCTTTTTATAGGGGCCATAACTCCTCCTTACTTTAAACCTATTTCTTCGTCAGTAAGATAACAAGCCGGATCAGGGGCCCAGAGGTCGCCAGTGGCGGCTTCAGCTCGCACCCTGAAATTCCCAGCACAGCAATCAAGGAAACGACACTTGGCACAGCGGCCTTTTACGTGCTTCCATTTTTCCTTAAGCTTGGCCATAAGAGGGTCACTGGTGTCCATCCAGATTTCGCTAAACGGGCGCTCGCGCACGTTACCAAAAGAATAGTGGCGCCAGAACTGATCAGCATGGACTGAGCCATCCCAGGATACACAACCAATGCCCACTCCGGAATTGTTCCCCCCATTCATGCGCAAAAGTTCAAGAACCTCTTCGGCCCGAGGATTACCTTCGCGTTTCATGCGCAGATAAAGATAAGGGCCATCAGCGTGGTTATCCACGGTTAATACCTCTACTTTCAGGCCTTTATCATGAAGTTCCTTAGTGCGGTCGATTATATAGTCTACCCAGTAGCGGGTTTCTTCGTGGTTTAAGTCTTCTTCCATGAGTTTGGTGCCCCGGCCGGCGTAAACCAGATGATAAAAACAGATGCGCGGAATCTTTCGCTCTTCAACCAGGTCAAACACTTTAGGGATTTCCTGGGCATTGAGGCGATTAATAGTAAAACGAAGGCCAACTTTTATGCCTTCAGCCTGGCAGTTTTCCACGGCCTCCATGGCCTTGGCAAAGGCCCCTTTGACTCCCCGGAACTTATCATGAACTTCTTCAAGCCCGTCAATGCTAATTCCCACATAAGATAAACCGAGTTTTTTAAGCTCGCGGGCCAGAGGTCTGTCTATCAAAATGCCGTTAGTGGAAATAACGGCCCGCATCCCAAGAGACACGGCCTTGTGAATCAAATCTAAAATGTCTTCCCGCATAAGGGGCTCACCGCCTGAAAAAAGCATGACCGGTGAGCCAAATTGAGCCAGGTCTTCAATCAAGGCCATGCCTTCTTTAGTGGTGAGTTCGTCAGGGTCAGCCTTGGCCGTAGCGTGGGCGTAACAATGGATACAACGCAAGTTACAACGCTTAGTAACGTTCCAGACCACGACCGGCTTTTTATCTTTAGAGAACTGGAGTAAATGAGAAGGTAAATCTTTGGCCCGGCGGCCGTAGCGTAAAGGGTCAGAGGCTTCTACTGTTCCACAATAGAGTTTAGAAATTCCTATCACTTTAGCTCTCCCGGTAAAATCTATTTAAAATTTCTTTAATTTTATCGTTAGTTAAAGGTCTGGTAAGATAGGCATCACAACCAGCGTCAGTAGCTTCTTCTTCCTGCCTTTCCCGACATTCACATACCACTATTACCGGTATATTTTGAGTTTCAGGATCATTTTTGAGAAGAAGAACAGCTGAAAGACCATCTAAAACAGGAAGCTTCCTTTCAAGAATAATAAGATCCGGTTTTTCTTCGCGGGCTAAATCAAGTAGTTCCTGGCCATCAGAGGCCTTAATAACATTTAAATTTTCTTCGGCCAATATTTTTTCAAAATCAAGAGCAAGGGCTTCAGCCAAACCTAAAAGGACTTTTCTCTTCATGACTTTTTACCGGAATAGGTGTGCCTTATAAGGCTATTTAAATACAGATCAGGCTGTTCTATAGCTTCTTTGGGAATAGTAAACTGAACCTGCCCGGTACGCTCATTAACCAACCTTAAACCATACTCGAGAAGATTTAAAATCCTATCACAATAAGCGTAAACACCCTGATCCATTTCTATAATGTGCCTAAGTATCAAATCAAGGGCTTCATCAGAAAAAGAAACCTTAAACCCCGTGCGCCGTTCAAAGCTACGTTCGTAGTTTTTGACCTGTCGCATCAAAATAAAAAGCTCCTCAAGGGCCTGATGAAGATCAAAATCATCGCGACGGTGAAGAGCGATAGCCAGCTCCATACGCTCAGGGGTAAGTTTTATACCCTTGCCGCGCCAGAGCTTTTTTTGCCGCTCCTCAATGAATTTTTTGATGCGCTTGGTTTCTTCTTCAAGAGCCCTTTTATATCTGGCTTCCCATGACGGATCATGAGGGTTGGCCTCAAAGGTGGCCAACATTCCTTGAGGATCTTCAACCAGTTCTTTAGTAACTACAAAAAAGCGAGCCCTTAAGGAGGGAAGTCTCTTTTCAAAAGGAATTAGCGCCCTCTCAATAACCCGTACCAAAGCCCGGGCTCCGGTCTTTTCTTTTTCCGCCTGAATAGCCAGGAGTTTTAAGGCTTCGTCTTCAAAAACCAAATTTATGCCGTAAGCACGAAAATCCCTCTTTTTATTAACTATTACCGAGCTATTTGGATTACATAAGATTTCGTAAAGTTCATCAACGGTAAGAGGATCAAAGACCGTGATTACCGGAAGCCTCCCTACAAATTCAGACTCAAATCCGTATTCAATAAGGTCTTCGGTCTTCACAAAACGCAAATAATTAACTTCGGCGTCTTGTTTAGAGGCAACTTCGGCCATAAACCCGAGGCCCTGTTTACGCAAGCGTTTTTTTATTATCTCTTCAAGGCCGCTAAAGGCGCCGGAGACTACAAAGAGCACGTAGCGGGTGTTAATAGTTCTACGTTTTTTCTGGCCGGTACGCCTATAATGCTCAATGGCCTCTAGCTGGCTAACCGGGTCATGAGGGACCCTTAAATCAACTTCTGTCTCCTCTAAGGGCTTAAGAAGGGCTCGTTGAACACCGGTGCGGGAAACATCAGGGCCTATTAGATTGCCAGAAGAGGCAATTTTGTCTATTTCGTCAAGGTAAACAATGCCAAACTGGGCCCGTTCAATATCACCATCAGCTTCGTGGACGAGATCCCTAATCAGGTCTTCCACATCGCCACCTACATAGCCGGTTTCACTAAATTTCGTGGCGTCTCCCTTTACAAAAGGAACTCCTAATTTTTGCGCCAGGAGTTTTACCATGTAAGTCTTCCCCACTCCGGTGGGGCCAATCATAATGACGTTATTTTTAACAAAACCAGCGTCTTGAAAGCGACCACCTCGTTCAAGCATATAACGCACCCTACGGAAATGGGTACAAATCTTGGTGGCGAGAACGGCCTTGGCCTCACGCTGGCCAATAACGTATTCGTCGAGATAGATTTCAAGGTCTTCAGGGGTTAAGTCAAAATTAATCAAGGCCTGTTGGTGGGAGGAGCCTCCCCTTGAACGAGTCTGTTGGGTGCCAAATCTGGGAACTACCATTTTCTCTCCCATAATAAATTTTAATTACCCATAAATATTTTACGCCCAAATATTATTTGCATGATACTTTTTGCTAAGCCACTTGGCAAGAAAAGATTAAACCTAAAGAGGACTCATATCTACCACAATTCTCAAGCGGTTTTTGAAAAGCTTTTCCAAATCTGTTTTTATAATAACCAGTTTTTTCCGCAAAAAATCCAGGTTTTCTGTTTGAATGAGATAAGAAACCCTTGCCTTTCCGCGGGGATGCCTCTCAAGTGGCCCCCAGAAAGACAAACCGTGTTTTTCTAATAGGCCTTCTGTCTGGCCGATGGCCTGGGAAATATGTTCATCTTTACCTAATAGAATTAGTTCGACCAAACGGCCAAAAGGTGGGTATTTTTGCAAGTAACGAAACTCTAATTCTTTCTGGAAAAAATATTCATAACCCTCCTTTAAACCCAAAATGGCATGGTGAGAAGGTCTAAAGGTTTGTACTAGCATCACTTTTTCTTCACCGCCGCAAGCCATTATCGCCAGTCTTTTAAGCAATTGATAGGCCTCTTCAGCGGCATGATAGCTAGGATGAACCAAAAGCTGATCAGCCATAACTACGCCTACGCAACCGAGTCTAGGAAGTGGCGAAAAACGCTTAATCTTAGCCGTAGAAATAAGGATATCGATTTTTTCCGGATCGGCTAATTCGTTAGTATGGCTCTCAAGACGAACCACCCGTGCCCCTTTAAAAAATTGTTTGCAAATTTCTTCCAGGCGTTCGGTACCCACTCCCAGAGGCTTTATGGCCTCGCTTCCACACTCAGGACAAAGTGGTGGGCCTTTCAAACGAAAGGCACAAAGAGGACATTCCAGAAGATTTTCTTTTTTATAAAAACGAAGAGTTACCCGACAACGAGGACAGCTGAAAAGATATCCGCAGGCTTCACATAGTAAATGCGGGGCGTAGCCCAGACGATTCATAAAAAGAAGAACTTGTTTATTCTTAGCTAATGTTTGGCGAATAGTGTTTATGAGCTTTTGCGAGAGGAGGCCCTTAGATTCTTTAAGGTCTATAATTTTGATTAGGGGTTGTAGTCTTATTCCAGCTTCTAATTTATAACGTCCGTGCTTGGCAAAGTAGAAGCTTTTAACGCTAGGAGTAGGAGAAGCCAAAATAACTTGAGTCTTGGCCATTTTGGCCCTCATGAGGGCCAAATCCCTAAAGTTGGCCCGAAAACCTTCTTCCTGCTTGTAAGCCAGATTTTCTTCTTCCTCCACCACGATAAGAGCTAAATCCGAGGCCGGCAGAAAAAGGGCAAGTCTTGTGCCTATTACCAGTTGTTTTGGCTCTCTTAAAAAGGTCCTCCAGATCTTTTCACGTTTTTTAGGGGTTAAGTCTCCGTGATAGAGATGAGGTTTATACTCCGCTAAAAATTTTCCGTAAAAACTTAAAAGCTCGCGATCTGGCACTAAAAAAATTACACTACCCTGTTTTAAGGCCTCTTTTACGGCTGTTTTGATCTTTTGAGTTCGTTCGTTAAAATCTTTAAAAAAATGAAGATAAGCCTGATAGCCTGTGTCTTTTGCCAAGACACAAGAAACTTCATCAACCGGTTCTAGCTTTTTCTTTTTGGGTAATCTAAAAAACGAAGCTGGAAGAGCATATTTTACTATTTCACCAGCAGGAGCCAGATAATAGCCTGACATCCATTCGAAAAAAGAAAGGAG from Thermodesulfatator indicus DSM 15286 harbors:
- the aroD gene encoding type I 3-dehydroquinate dehydratase, with protein sequence MICVSLVEKTRGEALQALARAESLADLIEIRLDALESPEIDLFLERANKSLLFTYRAREEGGLKESSLEERLNYLNQAAQKKAFAVDLELASGEQAISELKRACQKTKLLLSFHNFQGTPAQEELKEIARQMKEAGADLGKIVTYAREPEEALIPLSLISWARKELSFPLIAFAMGEAGCFSRVVCLLLGSPWTYAALPLGEKAAPGQLRADTLRSIFEKLKTT
- a CDS encoding IMP cyclohydrolase — encoded protein: MAPIKRALISVTDKTGVAEFAKALHELGVEIISTGGTARVIREAGVPVVDVSEVTGFPEMLDGRVKTLHPKIHGGILAIRSNPEHMRQLEEQGIKPIDLVVVNLYAFEKTVASGASLEDAIENIDIGGPTLLRASAKNFRDVTVVVDPADYELVLKEMRENNGETTLKTRFELARKVFETTSKYDTAIANYLKTIDPSSLA
- the ahbC gene encoding 12,18-didecarboxysiroheme deacetylase, producing the protein MIGISKLYCGTVEASDPLRYGRRAKDLPSHLLQFSKDKKPVVVWNVTKRCNLRCIHCYAHATAKADPDELTTKEGMALIEDLAQFGSPVMLFSGGEPLMREDILDLIHKAVSLGMRAVISTNGILIDRPLARELKKLGLSYVGISIDGLEEVHDKFRGVKGAFAKAMEAVENCQAEGIKVGLRFTINRLNAQEIPKVFDLVEERKIPRICFYHLVYAGRGTKLMEEDLNHEETRYWVDYIIDRTKELHDKGLKVEVLTVDNHADGPYLYLRMKREGNPRAEEVLELLRMNGGNNSGVGIGCVSWDGSVHADQFWRHYSFGNVRERPFSEIWMDTSDPLMAKLKEKWKHVKGRCAKCRFLDCCAGNFRVRAEAATGDLWAPDPACYLTDEEIGLK
- a CDS encoding response regulator — protein: MKRKVLLGLAEALALDFEKILAEENLNVIKASDGQELLDLAREEKPDLIILERKLPVLDGLSAVLLLKNDPETQNIPVIVVCECRERQEEEATDAGCDAYLTRPLTNDKIKEILNRFYRES
- a CDS encoding AAA family ATPase, which translates into the protein MVVPRFGTQQTRSRGGSSHQQALINFDLTPEDLEIYLDEYVIGQREAKAVLATKICTHFRRVRYMLERGGRFQDAGFVKNNVIMIGPTGVGKTYMVKLLAQKLGVPFVKGDATKFSETGYVGGDVEDLIRDLVHEADGDIERAQFGIVYLDEIDKIASSGNLIGPDVSRTGVQRALLKPLEETEVDLRVPHDPVSQLEAIEHYRRTGQKKRRTINTRYVLFVVSGAFSGLEEIIKKRLRKQGLGFMAEVASKQDAEVNYLRFVKTEDLIEYGFESEFVGRLPVITVFDPLTVDELYEILCNPNSSVIVNKKRDFRAYGINLVFEDEALKLLAIQAEKEKTGARALVRVIERALIPFEKRLPSLRARFFVVTKELVEDPQGMLATFEANPHDPSWEARYKRALEEETKRIKKFIEERQKKLWRGKGIKLTPERMELAIALHRRDDFDLHQALEELFILMRQVKNYERSFERRTGFKVSFSDEALDLILRHIIEMDQGVYAYCDRILNLLEYGLRLVNERTGQVQFTIPKEAIEQPDLYLNSLIRHTYSGKKS
- the priA gene encoding replication restart helicase PriA; the protein is MDFSEAKKAYDIVFPYRLDPLTYISKEPVPLGTRVLVPLKNTFKIGLVWGESSYIPENVREIKKVIDKAPVLPEKLLSFFEWMSGYYLAPAGEIVKYALPASFFRLPKKKKLEPVDEVSCVLAKDTGYQAYLHFFKDFNERTQKIKTAVKEALKQGSVIFLVPDRELLSFYGKFLAEYKPHLYHGDLTPKKREKIWRTFLREPKQLVIGTRLALFLPASDLALIVVEEEENLAYKQEEGFRANFRDLALMRAKMAKTQVILASPTPSVKSFYFAKHGRYKLEAGIRLQPLIKIIDLKESKGLLSQKLINTIRQTLAKNKQVLLFMNRLGYAPHLLCEACGYLFSCPRCRVTLRFYKKENLLECPLCAFRLKGPPLCPECGSEAIKPLGVGTERLEEICKQFFKGARVVRLESHTNELADPEKIDILISTAKIKRFSPLPRLGCVGVVMADQLLVHPSYHAAEEAYQLLKRLAIMACGGEEKVMLVQTFRPSHHAILGLKEGYEYFFQKELEFRYLQKYPPFGRLVELILLGKDEHISQAIGQTEGLLEKHGLSFWGPLERHPRGKARVSYLIQTENLDFLRKKLVIIKTDLEKLFKNRLRIVVDMSPL